Proteins from one Triticum aestivum cultivar Chinese Spring chromosome 7A, IWGSC CS RefSeq v2.1, whole genome shotgun sequence genomic window:
- the LOC123146978 gene encoding basic leucine zipper 19: MDDGDLDFSSMSMGSYFDDLLGGTAEHLACCTHTHTCNPPAHHLPHTHTCHHVHSKFAASASSDAAADSPTEPEDAHATSRSKKRRPSGNRAAVRKYREKKKEHTAVLQEEAARLRAMNEQLTKKVQDHAALEAEAARLRCLLVDVRGRIEGEIGAFPYQRRPAKGDGPGSAGPVMMSSCGFVRTCEQPPVCFHH; the protein is encoded by the coding sequence ATGGACGACGGGGACCTGGACTTCTCCTCCATGTCCATGGGCAGCTACTTCGACGACTTGCTCGGGGGCACGGCGGAGCACCTCGCGTGCTGCACCCACACCCACACCTGCAACCCGCCCGCCCACCACCTCCCCCACACCCACACCTGCCACCACGTCCACTCCAAgttcgccgcctccgcctcctccgacgCTGCCGCCGACTCCCCCACCGAGCCGGAGGACGCCCACGCCACCTCCCGGAGCAAGAAGCGCCGCCCCTCGGGCAACCGGGCGGCCGTGCGCAAGTACCgcgagaagaagaaggagcacACGGCGGTGCTGCAGGAGGAGGCGGCCCGTCTGAGGGCTATGAACGAGCAGCTCACCAAGAAGGTCCAGGACCACGCCGCGCTCGAGGCCGAGGCGGCCAGGCTCCGCTGCCTGCTCGTCGACGTCAGGGGCAGGATCGAAGGGGAGATCGGCGCCTTCCCTTACCAGCGGCGACCGGCCAAGGGCGACGGCCCGGGCTCTGCTGGCCCGGTCATGATGAGCTCATGTGGCTTCGTACGAACCTGTGAACAGCCTCCTGTTTGTTTTCATCATTAG